The genomic region CGCATTGGCGCGGGCATTCAAATCGGCCAGTTCCCCCCTATCGAATACAAAGTGATTGAACCACTTGAGTGCATCGGTCGAACCTTCCGTCACGCGCAATACCAGTTCCATGATCAGGCTCTCGCCTAATGATCGCTTGAACTCCAGATAGGCATTGGAGAGACGATTTAACTGCGCTTGGGCGCTACTGGCAGCGCTTTGTGGGTTATCGCCTAGTGTCCTGGTCAACTCATCTGCAAATCTGGGCAGAAACTCATCAGACACCACAGCCCCATCTTCAAGCAGCTTATCCAGCTCTTGTGTCGTCACGCCCATCGCGCGTGCAGCCACATTGAACGCGCCAGGTAGACGTTCACCCAATTGGCCACGCAATTCCTCAGCCTGCACCGTACCTTTGCTGATCATCTGCGAGATGGCAAGCAAGGCACCATTGGTTTCATCAGCAGACAGCCTCATCACCACTGACGCCTTGGCGATTGATTCGAACACCTCCCGTGTTTTCTCGCCCTCGATGGAGGTACCTCTAGTCGCGGCAGAAAACTTCGTATACCCGACAATCGCACCTTCAAGATTTAGGCCCAGCTGATCCGCAGTGCGTGTGATGTAATCCATTTCCACTGCTGCCAGGTGTTGGCTGCCTGTGGCGTAGACCAGTGTGTTGTTGTATTTTTCGAAGTTGAGATTGGCTTGGACGATCTGTTTGGTGAAATCGACAACTTGGCTCACTGCAAAAGCAGCGGCGGCATAATGGCCGACCCGGGCGATTATGGATGCATGGCGCTCCCCTGACTGTACTGCCTGGGAGGTTTCATTATTGAGGGATGCCAAACCTTGCTTGTACTGGCTCAGATTGATCAGGCCAGCAGCATAACTCCGGCGCAGTGTAGATTGGCCTTCCTCCAGGCGCTTCGTCTCACGGTAGGCGCTATCGATACGCTTCATCAACGTATCCAGCTCACTCGCCAGGCGACGCTGCTCATCCCCTAATGCACGCGTGGAAGCCGCAGCTGCAGTTTGGGCACTACGGGATCTCTCCATGCTGGCAGCCGCAGCGGCTTGTGCCTTGTTGGCATCTGCCTGGGCTTTACCGACCGCCTTGATCTCATCCAGGGCAATCCGGCCATCCGCCGTTATCTTGATCTGTAGGGTTTTTTCCATTTTAGGGCTACAATCCGGCCATGCTTAACAAACAACAAAACCCGGTTGATACTTTCATCAACGCCTTCATTACAGGCGTTTTAAAGTGGTTTGCCGGGTTCGCGCTGATCATCATTTTTTTCGCCTTGCTGGCTTAGTTTCCTTGGTGGCATTTAGCAGCGGCCTTGCTGCCCGTTCCATTTCCTGAAGACCCCAAAATATCCGTTGATGGTTTTTCTTCTTAATCCCCATCAACTTCAACACTGCAGGCAGTGCCTGATAGTCCAGCCCTAGATAAGTCAAAGAACCAAGGCCAGCCACAACACGCCATTGCGAGACTGTGGCCATAAACACTTCGACGGTTTCCCAGTGCTCCGGCCAGACCTCAAATACCCCGGTTTTCCAGTCCTTTCCTGCCGCCCAATGCTGGGCGGCCAATGCTAGTTTTTTTCTGCTGATCCATTGATAGAGGCAAAGAACGACTTGATTACTGACGGTGTTACCGGGTGGATTGCCAACAACTGATCACGAACCTCTTCACTGAAGGGCACAGGAGCCTTGTGTTCATCTGTCACTTTCTCCCATCCAACAAGGATGATCCTGGCAAAGCCCTCGTCATCCAGCTCACCTGAATTGAGCATCTGTCGATACTCCTTCAGTTCTTTGGCATCCAGGCGTTTGAAAACAGCATCAAAGTTCCGGCGTTCAAACTTGCCATTGTTGGTTGGTAGATCAACTACGACTGGCGCAGAAAAGGATGGCGTGACAGCTAAAGTGAACATGGTGACTCCTGATAAGTTAATTATTGAGAATTAAGACCACCCGGCTTGGAAGGCCGGGCGGGGATGTCTAAGGGGTGATTTGCGGATAGGCGATGGAGCCAAACTGGCCTAGCTCATCATCTGCAGGTCTCAACAAGTCCAGCAGCGCATTGCCTACCAGCTCAAATGTGCCGTAACTATCAGTGATCAGATCCAATTGACGTGTCGGGTCAATCTGCACCTTGTACAGGTCGACGATCACAGGCTTATTGTTGTCTGCGGTGTTGACACCTTCAAAATGCAGCCAGACTTCAGGCACCGGTTGGGTGAACATGCCAACTTTATCTGTAGCGCCATAGGCATATGCCGCGAGAAACGGCTCTACAAATGGGCCACCTGTGGCCTTGTCCTGGACGACAATGCTCCCGCCAGGCCCATGAACAGAATACTGGCTGACTGGCAGCGCCTTGGCGGTGCCAGTAGTGGAGTCGGTAATGACGACATCAGACACATTGTTGTGTTGCAGCAAATATTTCAGTCCGGCATCAACGGGGTTGGGCAATGCCTCGGCCGTTACCGTGCCACCAGTGACCCTGGTCACTTCGCCATACAGGGCCAGTGCCAGGTTCTCAATATCCCACTCATCAGCAACAATCGTGGTCGTAGCAGTTTTTTTAGTGCTCAGACGATGATTGACCAATCGCTGGCCGGTTTGCTTTTCAGTATGTTCTTCCACTTCTGTTGCCAGGGCGATGGTCAGCGTTGCATCGCCAACCGGTCTCAAACCCAAAGGCTTTCCCGAGGCATCACGCTTACCCAAGGAAATGCTGCCTTGTCCTGAAAATAACATTTCAATCTCCTAAAAAATTAATGAGTACCGATGCCTATTTCTCTTTGGCAACGCCCACGCCGCGCAACCAATTGGCATCTTGTTCAGATACCTTGATCTTGGCGCCGACTGGATATTCCCGGCCTGCATGGGTGTGTTTCTTGACCAGCTCGATTTCCTCTTGGCCGTCAGCGTTGTCTTTCACTTTGGTGTTCATGGGTTGCTCCTTTGGTTATGAGTGGTGGTCAGCGATAAAACCGCTTCATGGCTGAGAACGCCGGCAAACATCACAGGGCGAAAACTGATCAGCTGAATGCCGGAAACTCCGTCGCCTTCCAGACTGGTGACAACGCCACCTAAGTTGGCGTCCTGGTTAAATGCATCACGGATGTCATCGATCAGTAGATTGAACTGCTTGCCGCTAGCAGTAGTGTCATTGAGGGTGCGAAAGCCAGTGATTTTCCACTCGTTGCGAACGTCGTAACGCAAGTTCTGGCGCGATTGTGGACTTGCTACCCGCTGCACATTCCAACCGAGAATGATCTGCTCGCCATTCAGCGTGTACTCGTAATGCGCCTTGAATCCGCTTTCGTTGCGGCTCCAGCGTTCGTAGTCGTGCACCTGGCCAACATCCTGCACAGTGCGGAGCTTATTGACAATGGCTTGCAGGATCGCCTGATGCTTCGCTGAGCCGCTCATTACAGCACCCCCAGCTGCATGCCAATGCTGCGCACCAGATCATTCAGATCGTCTTGGATTTTTCCGACATTGGCGTCAAAAGCACGGCTGAACATGAAGGCTCCTTTAGTGCCTGGATGTTTCACCGCGCCAGCAAACACCTGGCGCCCTGCAATCGTAAACACCAAGGCTCGTTTATTCTTGGGCTTGATGTCATGAGGCTTGGTACCTAGTTCTACGGGAATGGCATAATTTAGTGAGGTGCCCAACGCGCTTTTGGCATCCGGATCAACCCCGATCACGGCAGTCACACCCATGGCATGGGTTTCTAATGGCAGCGCCGCAATGCTGTTCCGCAGAGTACCGTCCCTCACTGGCGTAAGCTGTTTAACTTCACCTTCCATGTGCATCTGAACACTGCGCAGCCAGGTCTCAATCACTGGCTGCACCTGGCTGGGTGCTGCCTGCCATACTCTGGCCAGCTCCTGCTGATTGGCAGATTCAAAGCGATAGGCCATCAGTGAGTCAGCCGTGGTCTGCCACGGCTGTCCTTGCTTGGGAGTGAAATCACGGTGCCAGCAGGGGCTGCACGCTTGGGATCAACGCCTAGTTCATTCATGTAGCGCTGGCGCAAGCCCTTCGCGCGAGCTGCAAACAAGGTGGATTTGCTCTGATGATCCACACTGTCAGCCATGATGGTGCTATCGGTATCGCCGGCATATAACGATGCCAGCTGCTCACAAAGCGCCGCGGCAGCCAGACAGCAAACTGCCTCGCGGTCACCTTCTGGAATGGTGTTTCTTGCTTCGCTGAGCGTATGGGGTTCAGTGAAATGCAGCCAGATCAGATCGCCAGCGGCAAATGCATGGCTGGAAACGATCTGCTGACCAGTGGGCGTGTTGCGAACCGTGAAGGCATCCTTGTCCATCATCGATGCCGGATAGGCCGATACCGGATGCTCTATCGCCTGCAGCAACGAAAAATCCGCCACCCACCCCGACGGCAGCGGCAGCACCTGGCCTCCAGGCGCAGTGATCTCATCAATCACCAGCCGTGGCCGATCCTTGCTATAGCGCAACACAGCGGCCTGGACTGCATCGACCAACTGCTCCGCGCTTACCTTACCCGCATCGTCGCGGGTAAGGTCTGCCGTCAAAGTGAGGTAACGGTCCAGCATGGCTTAGGCTACAACCGCCTTGGTGGTGCCTTTTTCGCCGTCGACCAGGATGTTTCCACCGTAGATATGGCGAATCTTGTACTTCAGCACATCATTGGAAAACATGCTGCCGCCGGTAGGGCTATCCTGGATGAACAGCTCTGGCTCTTCGTTGCCGTCCAGAAAGCCGATTTCCAGTACCGGGAGGCGTGCAGGGTCTGCCAGAGTCACCCAATCGTTACCGTCGGTCCAATAATCTACCGGAATCACCTCGGGGTTCAGAGTCTGCACAAATGTCTTGTCATTGTTCTGGCCGCGTACGAACAGATCATATGCTTGCTCCTGCAATTCGAACGGCACCATCAAAATTGCAGGGCTGACGGCATTGCGCTTGCCTGATCCGGCACGCGTCTGCTTGAGCATCGCCAATCGATGCGCAGTAAATTGCGCAGCAGATAGCGCCCCAGTGAAGAGATTGCCATGGTCGACGTGGTATAGCGCCAGAGTGTCGTGGATCACCGGGTTGGTACGGAAGAAATCAAACACGAACTCGCTGAGCGTATTGGCCGCAGCCAGGTTGAGCTCGACCGGAATGCGGCGCAGCACACCTACATCGTCGTTCTTGATCGCCTCCAGAGAGACATCTTCGGTGCCGCCGCGCTTGGCGACGGCATAGGTGGCCTTGCCATCACCAGGCGTGGTTAGGGCGTTATAAGCGCCACGCTCAGCCACGATGGGCAGGTTGCCATACCCCCCAATGCGGGTGCGCTCCTGGGTACGGAAATCACTGACCGGTACTGTGGTCGCCACTCTGCGCCATGCTTGCAGGTTAGTGCCAGCAGTGAACAACGCTTGCATGCGGCGGGTGATTGCGTCGCCCAGAACATTGCCGAACGTGTCGCTGCCCACGGCTTCACGGAAGCTTTCGCCAGCGGCGGCCATCAAGCGGCTGCGGTCGCAGTTCCGCAGCAGACCTGTCACATCCCGGTCTCCTGTGATCATGATGTAACACTCGCGGAACGAGCGCACGCTGCGATGTTCCTTGTGCTCTGGGTCGAAGAACGCATCCAGCATGTCGGCCATCTTGAGATGGCTATCTTCCACCTGGATGTCGAACGGCATGCTCACCTTGCCAGACTCCACAAAGCGGCTGAGATATTCACGCTCATCGCTGATCGCCTTGGCCACGTCCGCCTCGACGAAGCGTTCCATGGTGGCGAATTGCGCGGTCAGCTTATCCTTGGCAGCCTGGGGCAAAGTGGAAGCCTCAATGGTGGCGCGAGCATTGTTGCGAGCTTCCATCATGCGTAATTCCTCGCGGAACGCGGCCATTTCCGCCGCTGTGACTGTATCGGAGTTTTGCTGGGCTCCTGCAGCCACCGCTTCACGGTAGGCCGTTTCGAGTTCGTCTTCGTTGATGTCGTCCAGGGCAACACCGGCAAATTTACCGGGTTTGTGCGCCAGGACGGTGGTCAGCATTCTCTGCTTGAGGCTCATTTCTGCTTGCTCCTTTGAATTAACAGCTTCGGTCATACGAATCAGCCTGCCGCCAGCGCCTGGCTCGACAATGAGGTCGACTGAATCAACTTTGGTAATGGATTTGGCTTGTCGGACAGACTTGCCATTGATGGTGGTCTTGGTCGAGCCGCCGAGACAGTCGATCGAGAACCCGAAGATATCCGTCATGCCGCGCTTAACGGCTTCGCGCAGACGCACGTCAATATCGCCGCCCGGCTGCAGCACCTCCAGCACGGCCTGAATCTGGCCCGGCATGCCATTGGCCGCAGGCACAAACACGGCCTCGACCAGGCGTCCAACCAAATTCCGCACATCCTTGCCTTTGCCAGCGAGATGCTCATCGTCGGATTTAACGAAAACCCGGGCATTATTGAACTTGGGCACGGCTTCTCGCAGCACGGCGTCAGGATATAAGACGTCGTTCATTGACACCCCAGCCTCAACCACACGGATCAAGTAGCGGCCGGTGCCTTCAGGGTCGCTGGTCGCTGCGACAGCTTCACGCATAGGAGCCGCGGTAGTCTTGACCGGGGTATGGGTGGCCACAACCTCAGATGGTTCACCAAGGGTGATGACATTGCTGTCATCAAGGGAGTAAGGGTAGGAGTATTTTCGAGCACCGAAATCGCCATTCACTACGACCACCCGATCTGGGTAGATAGCTTCAATGCTGAAATAGGCGCGATCACGACCATCAGGATTCAGCTTCTGCTTAAGCGCCTCGTAGACCAGGCCGCGAATGGTGGCAAAATCACTTGCAGCAGCTTCCCTTAAAGCTTCCCCGCGAATGCCTTCAGGTGGAATGACGAACTTGGCCATGATTTACAGGGCCGCTTCGAACTTCTGGCCGTCAACGGTGACCACAACTAAGCGATCAGCATATTCCTTGAACTCCAGTACTTCTGCCGTTTTAACTTCTTGCTGCTTGAATTTGCCAGTGGGCTTGCCTTTGTCGTCAAACAAAGGGATAGGACGCTTGACCAATGCCGCAGCTGTAGCAGCTGTTAATGGCTTCTTGGTCTCTTCGGTTTTGGTTTGAGGTGTGCCAGACATCTGTGGCTCCTTGATTAAATAATCAGTGAAAGAGCCGTCAGATTAGGGTTTTGGCGGGGAAAATGCCTTTAATACGGGTTAAAGAATTTGGGGTTAGGAATTAGACCGGCCAGCCAGTTCCTGGCGGTTGAACTCAGCAAGATCAACACCGTCAGGAATGGTGCTGGTGAGCGCCGATTGATAGGAAAGATTACCTACGACAATAGGCTTGCTGAAGTCTATCACGGGCACAACAACGCAACCGCAGTTGATTTTCTCAGATGCCGGTGCTTTGGGATCATGCGGGTGCATGAGCTTGTGAGTATTGCCGTCCATGCCCAATAAAAGAAATGGATCTTCCAATTCCAACACCTTGCCATGCATCGCATTGTGTCCAGGACGTGCATGCACCTTGCCAGATTCAAGCCATTTTTTCTTGATGTTGACGCCATTGGCCTTGGCGTCCAGCATGCGCTGAAAGCCTGCCGCCGAGAATACAGAACCCAGCTCAGTACGCACAATCGTCCTGGCGCGGTTTTTGGCATTACCTTCCAACAAACCTCTAACGCTGATAATTGCATCGCCAGGCGATTGCGCACCGATCACCACCAAACCAAGCTGACTGTTGATCTTGTTGGCCGTGGTGGTGCTGATATCCTTGATGCGCCCAGTGGTGAAAGCACGCATGGCCAGCAACTGGCGATTGTCGATATTGGGCATCACCGTAGCCAACCTGATGCCGCCAGCCTGAATAGGCAGATCAACCAGCGATTGGCCGTTTTCCCACATTCTGCCAGCCGCTGTACCTACAATTGCACTACCAGCAGCGCTAAAATCAACCATGGCTTGCTCGATGGCAGCAGAAAGTTGTGGCAGGCTCCAAGATTGATAGTCAGACGGTGCAGCCTTCAGAATGCCTGCGATCTGCTCCTGGGCCAGACCGAGCAAACGCAGGATTTCAGCGTAAGTATCGGTCTGGATGCGGGTGCGATCCTTTAACGCATCGTTGATGGCTGATGATGGAGTGGTGGCCACTTGAGTTAAAGGCCGTCATACCAATCAGGCAAAGTGCGGAACTTGAGTAATCCAGCCGCTGCTTTCGCCTTGGCATATTTAAGCCTGGCCTCAAGGTTTTTGTAAGTGACAATTGTGTTGTGGTCAACTCCGTGGGTAAACGCTATTGCCATAGCATTTCTCGCAATAGTCTTGTCGAGTGATGCCATGAATACGGAGTCAGCTTGTGGCCAACCATCAATAATCGGCATCTGATGCAGATTGTCTTGACCGTATCCCTGCGGAATCATCATGGGGCCATTGGTGGTGTCAGTAGTACGAGCCGTGACAATGCCGTTATGCTCTGCTAAGTAATCGAATAGCGATCTGTCACCCTGTGTGAACGCATTGACCCCATTCGCACAAGTCCAGTGGCGCAACCATCTTTCGATAGTCGCATCCGGTACAACCCCCCTGAATATAGTTCGAATGTAATCCTGGGAGGCTTTAAGCCCAGCAGAAACTTGTGCGTTCGTCGTTGCCCCAGGGTCTCCCACCCTTATCGGGTTACGAGGCACGAAAGTGGTACCCTCTCTCGCCATACCATGTAGCGTCTCAAGTGAAACGTAACCGGGCTGGCCTATGATGTTCTGGACTGTCAATGACACCGTGAGCGGTATACCAAGAGAATTACACAGTGGCCTGACGAAAGAACCTAAAGACTCTTGAGTCCCGTCGATCATGTAGCAAAAATTCGCCATTGCTCGATAATTAAAGATGATCGAGTCATATTTGACATGACCACCATTGGGTGCGGTGACGCCCGAAGCATTAAGTTGATAGAAACGTACCGCATTAATGGTCATTTCCCAGGTTGGACTACCTACTGCAACGAAGTCGGATGGAGCAAAGAATGCGAAATGCCAGCCGTTGCGCTTGAGGCTGTTATTGCCATTGGGATTCACTCCCCACGTAGCTCGATAATAATTATCGAACGCTATATCATCCATTGAGAACCTGATCTCAACGGAACCCATCTTGGTGTAGTCCTCCACCCATATCGGAATGCACATATTGGGTGCTTCACCCAATGCCGCTACGGGGGCAGGTAAATTTCGAGTAATGTTAAGACCAGCACCCGAGCCCCCTGTGTTGGTCACATCAAATACTTGGGTGGATCCTGGAAACCACTTATTGTCAGTGTCCATTGAGCGAACTGAAGTAGAGCCGCCATATTGAAAATCTGTAGTGGCTAGCCCCGTCAT from Methylobacillus flagellatus KT harbors:
- a CDS encoding DUF1799 domain-containing protein codes for the protein MAAQHWAAGKDWKTGVFEVWPEHWETVEVFMATVSQWRVVAGLGSLTYLGLDYQALPAVLKLMGIKKKNHQRIFWGLQEMERAARPLLNATKETKPARRKK
- a CDS encoding DUF7210 family protein — protein: MNTKVKDNADGQEEIELVKKHTHAGREYPVGAKIKVSEQDANWLRGVGVAKEK
- a CDS encoding HK97 gp10 family phage protein gives rise to the protein MAYRFESANQQELARVWQAAPSQVQPVIETWLRSVQMHMEGEVKQLTPVRDGTLRNSIAALPLETHAMGVTAVIGVDPDAKSALGTSLNYAIPVELGTKPHDIKPKNKRALVFTIAGRQVFAGAVKHPGTKGAFMFSRAFDANVGKIQDDLNDLVRSIGMQLGVL
- a CDS encoding phage head morphogenesis protein; translated protein: MATTPSSAINDALKDRTRIQTDTYAEILRLLGLAQEQIAGILKAAPSDYQSWSLPQLSAAIEQAMVDFSAAGSAIVGTAAGRMWENGQSLVDLPIQAGGIRLATVMPNIDNRQLLAMRAFTTGRIKDISTTTANKINSQLGLVVIGAQSPGDAIISVRGLLEGNAKNRARTIVRTELGSVFSAAGFQRMLDAKANGVNIKKKWLESGKVHARPGHNAMHGKVLELEDPFLLLGMDGNTHKLMHPHDPKAPASEKINCGCVVVPVIDFSKPIVVGNLSYQSALTSTIPDGVDLAEFNRQELAGRSNS